A stretch of Dermochelys coriacea isolate rDerCor1 chromosome 6, rDerCor1.pri.v4, whole genome shotgun sequence DNA encodes these proteins:
- the C6H14orf180 gene encoding nutritionally-regulated adipose and cardiac enriched protein homolog: MYRKEKTSCSKCPPSILRKRPPVNQAVSEKRKAERRVRFREPEITGYDISCWDYRVAHDRPSAGLPLLLWFSLCLVLILAVSLYYSSVKQNFKVLEEFQSQLVIFFLQIRHVALKCWTWFMRQ, encoded by the exons ACGAGTTGTAGTAAATGTCCGCCTTCGATACTGAGAAAAAGGCCACCCGTGAACCAAGCTGTGAGTGAAAAGCGAAAAGCAGAGAGAAGGGTTCGATTTCGTGAGCCAGAAATCACTGGATATG ACATTTCCTGCTGGGACTACAGAGTTG CACATGACAGGCCATCAGCTGGATTGCCTTTGCTCCTGTGGTTTTCGCTTTGTTTAGTGCTGATCCTGGCTGTGAGTCTGTACTACAGCAGTGTGAAGCAGAATTTCAAAGTCTTGGAAGAATTTCAATCCCAGCTCGTTATCTTCTTTCTTCAGATAAGACACGTTGCTTTGAAATGCTGGACTTGGTTTATGAGGCAATAA